From the genome of Thermoflexus hugenholtzii, one region includes:
- a CDS encoding glycosyltransferase: MPGEIRYTLIIPCYNEAETIPHLREALRPVIEQLKGDGGVEVLFVDDGSTDGTGDLLRAIFAGWPFVRILSHPHNRGLGAALRTGFQAARGEIVITTDSDGTYPFEEILTLLRHLRENVDLVTASPYAPGGGIEGVPPWRQLFSFGASFLYRMILRSPVRTYTALFRAYRRRVLEAISIETDGYVAVAEIMAKAIRRGFRVAEYPTTLRVRRFGRSKMKILRTILAHLRLMARLVLPVRTAPSLPTGPLQMADKESGGLR, translated from the coding sequence TTGCCTGGCGAGATCCGATATACCCTGATCATCCCCTGCTACAACGAGGCGGAGACCATCCCCCACCTCCGGGAGGCCCTCCGGCCGGTGATCGAGCAGCTGAAGGGCGACGGCGGGGTGGAGGTGCTCTTCGTGGACGACGGGAGCACCGATGGCACCGGGGATCTCCTGCGAGCGATCTTCGCGGGCTGGCCCTTCGTGCGGATCCTGAGCCATCCCCACAACCGGGGCCTGGGGGCTGCCTTGCGGACCGGATTCCAGGCGGCCCGGGGGGAGATCGTGATCACGACCGACAGCGATGGGACCTATCCCTTCGAAGAGATCCTCACGCTGCTGCGGCATCTACGGGAGAACGTGGATCTGGTGACCGCCTCGCCGTATGCCCCCGGCGGAGGGATCGAGGGCGTGCCCCCCTGGCGCCAGCTGTTCAGCTTCGGCGCTTCGTTCCTCTACCGGATGATCCTGCGCTCTCCGGTGCGCACCTACACCGCCCTCTTCCGCGCCTACCGCCGCCGCGTCCTGGAGGCGATCTCCATTGAGACAGACGGCTATGTTGCGGTGGCGGAGATCATGGCCAAGGCCATCCGACGGGGGTTCCGCGTGGCGGAATATCCGACCACCCTGCGGGTTCGCCGCTTCGGGCGTTCGAAAATGAAGATCCTGCGCACCATCCTGGCCCACCTCCGCTTGATGGCCCGCCTGGTCCTCCCGGTGAGGACTGCGCCCTCCCTTCCCACCGGTCCTCTCCAGATGGCGGACAAAGAATCCGGAGGTCTTCGATGA
- the wecB gene encoding non-hydrolyzing UDP-N-acetylglucosamine 2-epimerase codes for MKIVSVVGARPEFIQAAPVSRALRQEHHEVLVHTGQHYDDRMSRIFFEDLDLPQPDYNLGVGSGPHGRQTGEMMARLEEVLFREQPDLVIVRGDTNSTLAGALAAAKLHIPLAHIEAGERSFNKRMPEEINRLVADRLADLHFCITRRAVQHLAREGITEGVFFVGDVMLDAVRIYLPRALERAPALLEQLDLSPGGYLLVTVHRAGNTDSPHRLAGILSALNAIPEPILFPVHPRTRQALERYGLQAADHVRLIEPVGYLDMLALEVHARMILTDSGGVQREAYFLGIPCLTLREETELMETVEVGWNLLVGTDPRRIVEAWRSFRPRGPRPPLFGDGHAAERIAAVLRQSPPRFGQHYRRPDQIRLRPLEERELSLIPSPGWGSG; via the coding sequence TTGAAGATCGTGTCCGTGGTGGGAGCCCGCCCCGAGTTCATCCAGGCCGCGCCGGTCAGCCGGGCCTTGCGGCAAGAACACCATGAGGTGCTGGTCCACACCGGCCAGCACTATGACGACCGCATGTCCCGCATCTTCTTCGAGGACCTGGATCTGCCACAGCCGGATTACAACCTGGGGGTGGGCTCCGGGCCTCACGGCCGCCAGACCGGCGAGATGATGGCCCGCCTGGAGGAGGTCCTGTTCCGGGAACAGCCGGACCTGGTCATCGTGCGGGGGGACACCAACTCCACCCTGGCCGGGGCTCTGGCGGCAGCGAAGCTGCACATCCCGCTGGCCCACATCGAGGCCGGCGAGCGCAGCTTCAACAAACGGATGCCGGAAGAGATCAACCGGCTGGTGGCCGACCGCCTGGCTGATCTCCACTTCTGCATCACCCGACGCGCGGTGCAGCATCTGGCCCGGGAGGGGATCACCGAAGGGGTTTTCTTCGTCGGGGATGTGATGCTGGATGCAGTGCGGATCTACCTGCCCCGCGCGCTGGAACGAGCGCCCGCCCTGCTGGAGCAGCTCGACCTTTCGCCCGGCGGATACTTGCTGGTCACCGTCCACCGGGCCGGCAACACCGACTCCCCTCACCGTCTCGCCGGGATCCTCTCCGCCCTGAACGCCATCCCGGAGCCCATCCTGTTCCCGGTTCATCCCCGAACCCGTCAGGCCCTGGAGCGCTATGGCCTGCAAGCAGCGGATCATGTCCGTCTGATCGAGCCGGTGGGCTACCTGGACATGCTCGCCCTGGAGGTCCACGCCCGGATGATCCTCACGGACTCCGGCGGGGTCCAGCGGGAGGCGTATTTCCTCGGCATCCCCTGCCTCACCCTGCGGGAGGAGACCGAGCTGATGGAGACCGTGGAAGTGGGATGGAACCTCCTGGTTGGGACGGATCCCCGCCGCATCGTAGAGGCATGGCGGTCCTTCCGGCCCCGCGGCCCCCGTCCGCCGCTGTTCGGGGATGGCCACGCAGCGGAGCGGATCGCCGCGGTGCTCCGCCAGAGCCCTCCGCGCTTCGGCCAGCACTACCGCCGGCCGGATCAAATACGGCTGCGGCCGCTCGAGGAACGAGAACTTTCCCTGATCCCTTCCCCGGGTTGGGGATCCGGCTGA
- a CDS encoding Gfo/Idh/MocA family protein, with translation MKPVRVGVVGVGSMGERHCRVLGSLRGVELVGVYDRCGERALEVAARYETRAFARLEDLAAAVEAATIATPTPTHAEIALELIERDVAVMIEKPMATSTIEAMAICEAARRRCVPVQVGHIERFNPVYTELKAILGAMRLISLTFRRLSPYAVSNHDADVILDLMVHDLDLAIDLIGAPPARIYPVGRQVFSEAVDYAILTMEFPDGELATLFASRVTEQKVRAIEITAAEAYIEADLLNKGITVYRYTIPIYTNDNQPVKYRQEGWMERIGIPMAEPLALELQHFVDCVRTGKTPQVSAQDGLRVIQLAERIRTLLYQGAAVALRFPSLAAPVGANPQLSEVER, from the coding sequence ATGAAACCGGTGCGTGTGGGGGTGGTCGGAGTGGGCTCCATGGGGGAGCGGCACTGCCGGGTGCTGGGATCCCTGCGTGGGGTGGAACTGGTGGGCGTTTATGACCGCTGTGGTGAGCGGGCGCTGGAGGTCGCTGCCCGCTATGAGACCCGGGCGTTCGCCCGCCTGGAGGATCTGGCCGCCGCGGTGGAGGCTGCCACCATCGCCACCCCCACGCCCACCCATGCGGAGATCGCCCTGGAGCTGATCGAACGAGATGTGGCGGTCATGATCGAGAAACCCATGGCCACCTCCACCATCGAGGCCATGGCCATCTGCGAAGCCGCCCGCCGCCGTTGCGTCCCGGTCCAGGTCGGCCACATCGAGCGCTTCAACCCCGTCTACACCGAGCTTAAGGCCATCCTGGGCGCGATGCGACTGATCAGCCTGACCTTCCGGCGTCTGAGCCCCTACGCGGTCAGCAACCACGACGCCGATGTGATCCTGGATCTCATGGTCCACGACCTGGATTTGGCCATCGATCTGATCGGCGCCCCGCCGGCCCGCATCTACCCGGTGGGACGCCAGGTGTTCTCCGAAGCGGTGGACTACGCCATCCTGACCATGGAGTTCCCGGACGGGGAGCTGGCCACCCTCTTCGCCTCCCGGGTGACCGAGCAGAAAGTCCGCGCCATTGAGATCACCGCGGCCGAGGCTTACATCGAAGCCGATCTCCTGAACAAGGGGATCACGGTTTACCGCTACACGATCCCGATCTACACCAACGACAACCAGCCGGTGAAATACCGCCAGGAAGGGTGGATGGAACGGATCGGGATCCCCATGGCGGAGCCCCTGGCTCTGGAGCTCCAGCACTTCGTAGACTGCGTGCGAACCGGGAAGACGCCTCAGGTCTCCGCGCAGGATGGCCTGCGGGTCATCCAGCTGGCGGAACGGATCCGAACGCTTCTGTATCAGGGAGCGGCCGTGGCGCTCCGCTTTCCATCCCTCGCCGCCCCCGTCGGGGCGAATCCCCAGCTTTCGGAGGTCGAACGTTGA
- a CDS encoding glycosyltransferase gives MRILMVLPYPPSPIRIRPFGFVQALARRGHRIRVLAVQPPEDREAASEALKSLGVDVRGFPLSRGRTLWNAVRAWARGEPLQAGYADHPGLREALRQSLREGWEVIHVEHLRGALFAQEVPPERLVFDAVDSITRLFAQAQALAPTARVRYLARLELERTRRFEAGWLSRFPRILISSPEDAAALRALAPDGRASLAVIPNGVDLEFFRPQAVPRDPATLIFTGKMSYHANLAAALDLIRDIMPRIWAHRPEVRVQIVGRNPPAWLRRAARDPRVEIVGTVPDLRPYLARATLAVCPLRYAVGIQNKVLEALAMGTPVVATPPVQGGLSAVPGRDLVIAEGGEAFAAAVLRLLDSPGERAALGAAGRAYVEAHHRWEALAERLEAVYTGG, from the coding sequence ATGCGCATCCTGATGGTGCTCCCGTATCCGCCTTCGCCGATTCGGATCCGGCCCTTTGGGTTCGTGCAAGCCCTGGCCCGGCGAGGTCATCGGATCCGGGTGCTGGCGGTTCAGCCTCCGGAGGATCGCGAGGCGGCGTCGGAGGCCTTGAAATCGCTCGGGGTCGATGTGCGCGGTTTCCCGCTCTCCCGAGGGCGCACGCTCTGGAATGCCGTGCGAGCCTGGGCGCGGGGGGAGCCGTTGCAGGCCGGTTACGCGGATCATCCGGGCCTGCGGGAGGCCCTGCGTCAGAGCCTTCGGGAGGGCTGGGAGGTGATCCATGTGGAGCATCTGCGCGGGGCGCTCTTCGCCCAAGAGGTCCCTCCCGAGCGTCTGGTCTTCGACGCGGTGGACAGCATCACCCGCCTGTTCGCTCAGGCGCAAGCCCTGGCTCCCACCGCCCGGGTCCGTTATCTGGCCCGTCTGGAGCTGGAACGGACGCGGCGGTTCGAGGCGGGATGGCTATCGCGGTTCCCCCGCATCCTGATCTCCTCCCCCGAGGACGCGGCGGCGTTGCGTGCCCTGGCCCCGGATGGCCGGGCCTCCCTGGCGGTCATTCCGAACGGGGTGGACCTGGAGTTCTTCCGCCCTCAGGCGGTCCCCCGGGATCCGGCCACGCTGATCTTCACGGGGAAGATGAGCTATCACGCCAACCTTGCGGCGGCCCTGGATCTGATCCGCGACATCATGCCACGGATCTGGGCCCATCGCCCGGAGGTCCGCGTGCAGATCGTCGGCCGGAACCCCCCAGCGTGGCTGCGTCGGGCGGCTCGCGATCCCCGGGTGGAGATCGTAGGGACGGTTCCGGATCTCCGGCCGTATCTGGCCCGGGCCACGCTGGCCGTGTGCCCCTTGCGGTATGCGGTGGGGATCCAGAACAAGGTGCTGGAGGCGCTGGCGATGGGCACGCCGGTCGTCGCCACACCGCCCGTTCAGGGAGGCTTAAGCGCGGTCCCTGGACGGGATCTGGTGATCGCGGAAGGCGGGGAAGCTTTCGCAGCCGCCGTGTTGCGGTTGCTGGACAGCCCGGGGGAGCGAGCGGCCCTGGGGGCTGCCGGGCGAGCCTATGTAGAAGCTCATCATCGCTGGGAAGCCCTGGCGGAACGCCTGGAGGCTGTGTATACAGGAGGCTGA
- a CDS encoding thiamine pyrophosphate-binding protein yields the protein MNGAALLVESLQQQGVSVIFGLPGDEVAFFEALRGSPIRFITVRHEQAAAFMADAYGRLTGRPGVCFSTLGPGATNLATGLANALLDRSPVVALSDQVPTDQMRPGVHQYIDLVSMFGPITKWSAVIRDPELIPPTLEYAFRVARAERPGPVHLTLPVNVLERECFLFQLGSELPERPLSRGGRPDPRALQQMAAWLREARAPVLLVGNLPLRAGFLEALRRFIEAYQIPTLTTYMGKGALPEDHPLCLGVISRHARGELVGLFTACDLILTIGYDEVEGVKPSLWMVGNHKRVVCMDSVMEGESPLLSADLTLAGDVAAILEELTALAPADRQPWLEVTAVREAMQRPLQRPLAETAPLSPAAITRTLSRMLPDRGVITVDVGLNKYAMGLTYRIRGSQRILFSNGLSAMGFALPAALGARLACPEEPIVAVSGDGGFLMNVQELETSARHGLPVIALVLRDNALGLIHRMQMARFGDAVGTTLGNPDLPTLAAAFGARGITVDSVDILADVLIEALSSHQTWVVDVPTSYEGWLQ from the coding sequence ATGAACGGAGCCGCGCTTCTGGTGGAAAGCCTGCAGCAACAGGGCGTCTCGGTGATCTTCGGTCTGCCGGGCGATGAAGTCGCGTTCTTCGAGGCGCTCCGGGGCAGCCCCATCCGGTTCATCACCGTGCGCCATGAACAGGCTGCCGCCTTCATGGCGGATGCCTACGGCCGGCTGACCGGGCGCCCAGGGGTCTGTTTCTCCACCCTGGGGCCTGGGGCCACCAACCTGGCCACCGGCCTGGCCAACGCCTTGCTGGACCGCTCCCCCGTGGTGGCCCTTTCCGATCAGGTCCCCACGGACCAGATGCGACCTGGAGTTCATCAGTATATCGACCTTGTGTCCATGTTCGGGCCGATCACCAAATGGAGCGCTGTGATCCGCGACCCGGAGCTCATCCCCCCCACCCTGGAATACGCCTTCCGGGTTGCCCGGGCGGAACGGCCCGGACCGGTGCACCTCACCCTTCCGGTGAACGTGCTGGAGCGGGAGTGCTTCCTGTTCCAACTGGGCAGCGAGCTTCCGGAGCGTCCGCTCTCCCGGGGCGGTCGCCCGGACCCCCGGGCGCTGCAACAGATGGCCGCGTGGCTTCGCGAGGCCCGGGCCCCGGTCCTGCTCGTGGGCAATCTCCCTCTGCGCGCAGGGTTTCTGGAGGCCCTGCGCCGTTTCATCGAAGCCTACCAGATCCCAACCCTGACCACTTATATGGGCAAGGGAGCCCTGCCCGAGGACCATCCCCTCTGTCTGGGGGTGATCAGCCGTCACGCCCGGGGGGAGCTCGTGGGCCTGTTCACTGCATGTGATCTCATCCTCACCATCGGCTACGACGAGGTGGAGGGTGTCAAGCCCAGCCTGTGGATGGTCGGGAACCACAAGCGCGTGGTCTGCATGGACAGCGTGATGGAGGGGGAGAGCCCGCTGCTCTCCGCCGACCTCACCCTCGCCGGGGATGTGGCGGCGATCCTGGAAGAGCTGACGGCCCTCGCCCCGGCCGACCGCCAGCCCTGGCTGGAGGTGACCGCCGTGCGGGAAGCGATGCAACGGCCCCTGCAACGGCCGCTGGCGGAAACCGCGCCGCTCTCCCCTGCTGCGATCACCCGGACGCTGTCCCGTATGCTTCCGGATCGCGGTGTGATCACCGTGGACGTCGGGCTCAACAAGTATGCCATGGGCCTGACCTATCGCATCCGGGGAAGCCAGCGGATCCTCTTCTCCAACGGGCTTTCCGCGATGGGGTTCGCGCTCCCCGCCGCCCTGGGCGCTCGCCTGGCCTGCCCCGAGGAGCCCATCGTGGCGGTCAGCGGCGACGGCGGGTTCCTGATGAACGTCCAGGAGCTGGAAACCAGCGCCCGCCACGGGCTCCCGGTGATCGCCCTGGTGCTGCGGGACAACGCCCTGGGGTTGATCCACCGGATGCAGATGGCGCGCTTCGGAGATGCCGTGGGCACCACGCTGGGGAACCCGGACCTGCCGACCCTGGCCGCCGCCTTTGGTGCGAGGGGCATCACCGTGGACAGCGTGGACATCCTGGCGGACGTCCTGATCGAAGCCCTCTCCTCCCACCAGACATGGGTAGTCGACGTTCCAACTTCCTATGAGGGATGGCTCCAATGA
- a CDS encoding baseplate J/gp47 family protein: MDLESPPREPGEGVEFLTVWPDDDWASLRFRIALAAAPRVVLEVPEEHPAMGPVLLRRLQHLAEGLGKSIALVTPSREGRETARELGIPAFPHREAALRAPWAGPEDVEPAPPIRGLTEPLRNWAESKRRPLPRWALSLSRAVGALGLLALLTMAVFLIPSAEITLHPQAQAIGVTGTLEADPRLSARDLARGAIPAYPVAVVVEGRAEIQATGRQEKPAGYAEGRVVLVNQLNQPVEVPAGTIVRAASGGIAVRFVISPSVTVPAGFGATAEARVRALEPGPVGNVGPNQINLVEGPLAFALRVSNPEPLSGGKMETVPVVTAEDQKRVRETLLDQLRQQGYAQMRAGLDPQDCVLPSTLQVRVLLESYDRLIGEQADSLRGEIRAQVTGYKVIQSDVGAMALIALSRRVPPDSELAAEGFTFSGCDQLQAKVETGPEGTPRILLTFEAQGRAVPRLSIPQIRHALRGRSPGGALQRLQALPLARPPEIRIWPPGWPWLPLLESRIRVRIQP, translated from the coding sequence ATGGATCTCGAATCGCCGCCTCGCGAACCCGGGGAGGGGGTGGAGTTCCTGACCGTTTGGCCGGATGATGACTGGGCTTCCCTCCGGTTCCGCATCGCCCTCGCAGCCGCCCCGCGGGTGGTCCTGGAGGTCCCGGAGGAGCATCCGGCCATGGGCCCGGTGCTTCTGCGTCGCCTCCAGCATCTCGCCGAGGGGCTCGGGAAGTCCATCGCCCTGGTCACGCCCTCCCGGGAGGGACGGGAAACCGCCCGGGAGCTGGGGATCCCCGCCTTTCCCCATCGCGAGGCCGCCCTGCGAGCGCCATGGGCGGGTCCGGAGGATGTGGAGCCTGCTCCGCCGATCCGGGGCCTTACGGAGCCCCTGCGAAACTGGGCGGAATCGAAACGGCGCCCTCTTCCCCGCTGGGCCCTCTCCCTCAGCCGGGCGGTGGGGGCGCTGGGGTTGCTCGCCCTCCTGACGATGGCGGTCTTCCTGATCCCTTCGGCGGAGATCACCCTGCACCCCCAGGCCCAGGCCATCGGGGTCACCGGCACCCTGGAGGCAGATCCCCGCCTCTCCGCCCGAGATCTCGCCCGTGGGGCGATCCCCGCCTATCCGGTTGCCGTCGTCGTAGAGGGTCGGGCGGAGATCCAGGCTACGGGCCGTCAGGAGAAACCGGCCGGTTACGCGGAAGGAAGGGTCGTCCTCGTCAACCAGCTGAACCAGCCGGTGGAAGTCCCGGCGGGGACCATCGTTCGGGCGGCCAGCGGGGGCATTGCGGTCCGTTTCGTGATCAGCCCGTCGGTGACGGTGCCGGCCGGGTTCGGCGCGACCGCGGAAGCTCGGGTGCGGGCCCTGGAGCCGGGGCCGGTGGGCAACGTGGGGCCGAACCAGATCAATCTGGTAGAAGGGCCGCTGGCCTTCGCCCTGCGGGTGAGCAATCCGGAGCCGCTCTCAGGGGGGAAAATGGAGACGGTGCCCGTGGTCACCGCGGAGGACCAGAAACGCGTGCGGGAGACCCTTCTGGACCAGCTTCGGCAACAGGGCTACGCGCAGATGCGGGCCGGCCTGGATCCGCAAGATTGCGTTCTCCCCTCTACGCTTCAGGTGCGGGTGCTGTTGGAGAGCTACGATCGCCTGATCGGAGAGCAAGCGGACAGCCTGCGAGGGGAGATCCGGGCTCAGGTGACCGGCTACAAGGTGATCCAGAGCGACGTGGGGGCGATGGCGCTGATCGCCCTCAGCCGCCGTGTTCCTCCCGACTCCGAGCTGGCGGCGGAGGGGTTCACGTTCTCCGGTTGCGATCAGCTGCAGGCGAAGGTGGAAACGGGCCCCGAGGGAACCCCGCGCATTCTCCTCACCTTTGAGGCCCAGGGCCGCGCGGTCCCGCGCCTGTCGATCCCGCAGATCCGCCACGCGCTGCGGGGGCGCTCTCCGGGCGGCGCGCTCCAACGGTTGCAGGCCCTTCCCCTCGCCCGGCCGCCGGAGATCCGGATATGGCCCCCCGGCTGGCCGTGGCTTCCGCTCCTCGAATCCCGGATCCGAGTGCGCATCCAGCCGTGA
- a CDS encoding SMR family transporter — MRGALGYLLVSIVCAVIGQLLLKQGMREMGPVTLSPSGLPALILRLATNPWVVVGMSLYLGGSLFWLTALSRIELSLAYPFAGLNYVLIVIASYLLFGESLNPMRVIGVLLIALGVSLVARSA, encoded by the coding sequence ATGAGGGGAGCGCTGGGATATCTGCTGGTCAGCATTGTGTGCGCCGTCATCGGTCAGCTCCTGCTGAAACAGGGCATGCGGGAGATGGGGCCCGTGACCCTGAGCCCGTCCGGGCTCCCGGCGCTGATCCTCCGCCTGGCCACCAACCCCTGGGTGGTGGTGGGGATGAGCCTGTATCTGGGAGGAAGCCTGTTCTGGCTGACCGCGCTGTCGCGGATCGAGCTGAGCCTGGCTTACCCTTTCGCAGGGCTCAACTACGTGCTGATCGTCATCGCCTCGTATCTGCTGTTCGGGGAATCCCTGAACCCCATGCGAGTGATCGGCGTGCTGCTCATCGCCCTGGGGGTCAGCCTGGTGGCGCGCAGCGCGTGA
- a CDS encoding NAD(P)/FAD-dependent oxidoreductase yields the protein MRIAVIGGGIVGVSLAYFLSRAGHRVVLYEASDQPGGLAGTIRLGDVEVDRFYHTILSSDTHMQALAAELGIADRLRFRPTGSAFFHEGRLYPMTTLRDFMAFPLLRTADRIRLGLTILAAYLHRDWRRLEEISVEEWLVRWGGRRAFHHLWRPMLRAKFDGRFEDLPATYIWARLIRTRSTRRGVSQWEMAGYLVGGHMTMIRAMIRAIEAAGGEIRLRTPVREVRVEENRVRGVRIDGVVEPFEAAAITLHPPLVPPLLPDVQGSWVEDLRAWRYLGVICVLLALDRPLTDYWTVYITDESVPFTGVIETTHYIDPGDVGGHHLVYLPKYVAWDSPWLQRSDSEILEAWLEHLQRMFPSFHPSWVRHARVHRERYVEPLFHRGQWRRIPPLVTPVEGLFLVNLTQIYPALTNGESLTRHARRSAEEITRHLEGGSL from the coding sequence ATGCGCATCGCGGTGATCGGAGGCGGGATCGTGGGAGTGAGCCTGGCCTACTTCCTGAGCCGGGCCGGGCATCGGGTGGTCCTGTATGAAGCCAGCGACCAGCCCGGCGGCCTGGCCGGGACCATCCGGCTGGGCGATGTGGAGGTGGATCGCTTTTATCACACGATCCTCTCCAGCGACACCCATATGCAGGCGCTGGCAGCGGAGCTCGGGATCGCCGACCGGCTGCGGTTCCGCCCCACCGGATCCGCTTTCTTCCACGAGGGCCGGCTCTATCCGATGACGACCCTGCGGGATTTCATGGCTTTCCCTCTCCTGCGGACGGCGGATCGGATCCGCCTGGGGCTGACGATCCTCGCGGCCTACCTTCACCGGGATTGGCGCCGTCTGGAGGAGATCAGCGTGGAGGAGTGGCTGGTCCGCTGGGGCGGCCGGCGGGCGTTTCACCATCTCTGGCGGCCGATGCTGCGCGCCAAGTTCGACGGGCGCTTTGAGGATCTCCCCGCCACCTACATCTGGGCCCGCCTGATCCGCACCCGCTCCACCCGCCGGGGGGTCTCCCAGTGGGAGATGGCCGGCTACCTGGTCGGCGGCCACATGACCATGATCCGGGCGATGATCCGGGCGATCGAGGCCGCCGGCGGAGAGATCCGCCTTCGAACCCCCGTGCGGGAAGTGCGGGTGGAGGAGAACCGAGTCCGTGGCGTCCGGATCGATGGGGTGGTGGAGCCTTTCGAGGCCGCCGCGATCACGCTACATCCTCCCCTCGTCCCTCCCCTCCTCCCGGACGTTCAGGGATCGTGGGTGGAAGATCTGCGCGCCTGGCGCTACCTGGGGGTGATCTGCGTGCTCCTGGCCCTGGACCGCCCCCTGACGGATTACTGGACGGTTTACATCACTGATGAGTCCGTGCCCTTCACAGGGGTGATCGAAACCACGCATTACATCGATCCGGGGGATGTAGGGGGCCATCACCTGGTCTACCTGCCCAAGTATGTGGCCTGGGATTCCCCGTGGCTGCAGCGGAGCGACTCCGAGATCCTGGAGGCATGGCTGGAGCATCTCCAACGAATGTTCCCCTCGTTCCATCCGAGCTGGGTGCGCCACGCCCGGGTCCATCGGGAACGCTACGTGGAGCCCCTCTTCCACCGGGGCCAGTGGCGGCGGATCCCCCCTCTCGTCACCCCGGTGGAGGGGCTCTTCCTGGTCAACCTGACCCAGATCTACCCGGCTCTGACCAACGGGGAATCCCTCACCCGACACGCACGCCGCTCGGCCGAGGAGATCACGCGACATCTGGAGGGGGGATCCCTGTAA
- a CDS encoding DegT/DnrJ/EryC1/StrS aminotransferase family protein: MKIPMARPLIDEETRQAVLEVLESGRLAQGPRVLEFEERFAEWNEVPFAIAVSSGTAALLLALMALGVGPGDEVITTPLTFAATANVVLFVGARPVFADIDPMTLNLDPEAVERRITARTRAILLVHLYGNPCEMEAFQELAERYGLALIEDAAHAPGALYQGKPVGSFGIGCFSFYATKNITTGEGGMITTGDPRLARRLRMLRDHGQSAKYVHEILGLNFRMTELQAAIGIGQLIHIDSWNARRRALAAIYDARLRGVDKLAITPRSTPVYHLYTIRVPAGLRDVLRQRLEEAGIETGVHYPIPLYRQPLYQRLGYNDSLPVAERATQEVLSLPIHPALREEEILYVIETVNTLMDELTGG; this comes from the coding sequence ATGAAAATCCCGATGGCGCGTCCGCTGATCGACGAGGAAACCCGCCAGGCCGTCCTGGAGGTGCTGGAATCGGGGCGCTTGGCCCAGGGCCCCCGCGTGCTGGAGTTCGAGGAACGCTTCGCGGAGTGGAACGAGGTGCCTTTCGCCATCGCCGTGTCCAGCGGGACCGCGGCGTTGCTCCTCGCGCTGATGGCCCTCGGGGTCGGCCCGGGCGATGAGGTGATCACCACGCCCCTCACCTTCGCCGCCACCGCCAACGTGGTCCTGTTCGTAGGAGCCCGCCCGGTGTTCGCCGACATCGACCCGATGACGCTGAACCTGGATCCCGAGGCGGTGGAGCGACGGATCACCGCCCGCACCCGGGCCATCCTTCTGGTCCATCTGTATGGCAACCCGTGCGAAATGGAAGCGTTTCAGGAGCTGGCGGAGCGTTACGGCCTGGCCCTGATTGAGGATGCCGCCCATGCGCCCGGCGCGCTGTATCAGGGAAAGCCGGTGGGATCCTTCGGCATCGGATGCTTCTCGTTCTATGCCACCAAGAACATAACCACCGGGGAAGGCGGCATGATCACCACCGGCGATCCCCGCCTGGCCCGCCGTCTGCGGATGCTGCGGGATCACGGCCAATCCGCCAAATACGTCCACGAGATCCTCGGATTGAACTTCCGCATGACGGAGCTCCAGGCGGCCATCGGGATCGGCCAGCTGATCCATATCGACAGCTGGAACGCCCGACGTCGGGCTCTCGCCGCCATTTACGATGCTCGCCTTCGAGGGGTCGACAAGCTGGCCATCACCCCCCGGAGCACTCCCGTTTATCATCTCTACACCATCCGTGTCCCGGCCGGGCTCCGGGATGTGCTCCGCCAGCGCCTGGAGGAGGCCGGGATCGAGACCGGCGTCCATTACCCGATCCCCCTCTATCGTCAGCCGCTTTATCAGCGTCTGGGCTACAACGACTCCCTCCCGGTCGCGGAGCGCGCCACGCAGGAGGTGCTCTCCCTTCCCATCCATCCCGCCCTCCGCGAGGAGGAGATCCTGTATGTCATTGAGACCGTGAACACGTTGATGGACGAGCTGACAGGAGGTTGA